In one Halorubrum sp. CBA1229 genomic region, the following are encoded:
- a CDS encoding proton-conducting transporter membrane subunit, which produces MSGSTSKPAVGALPDTTAERPVVPVALTWLAWSLFAASVAALVGRVRFGFAPEIPGVVAVDGLTVLMWVVVAFFGGVVHSYSRRYMAGSAHETEFFLTVFGFVTVVMTLVAADHLALFGLLWLAMGLAMARLIGIVDGWEQARAAAAVARRYFVASSALLGVALAALWWATGATTVSGVAAAADALGGPIWLVAAGSLVLAAMIQSALVPFHGWLLSSMTAPTPASALMHAGFVNAGGVLLLRFAPVVTGDATLMLAIVAVGAASALLGKLLKSVRPDVKSKLACSTVGQMGFMIMQAGLGFFGAAITHLILHGFYKAYQFLGAGGGIERTSPAEKAKDATGGFRVLDLAVTLATGLAGGAVFVLLTGKGTSVDSGLLLVLFVVFTTLHAARGAVGHAELPAGVRYGAVPLAFLPAITVYALVYRAVSTLLAGLPVVTAPTELTAVHGLVAVAFLAAYLAMEAGVHERSRRLYVALLNAGHPSPGTVLTNTGEYDDGGA; this is translated from the coding sequence ATGTCAGGGTCTACCTCGAAACCGGCGGTCGGAGCGCTCCCGGACACGACGGCCGAGAGGCCGGTCGTGCCCGTCGCACTCACGTGGCTCGCGTGGTCGCTGTTCGCCGCGAGCGTCGCCGCGCTCGTCGGCCGAGTTCGGTTCGGGTTCGCTCCGGAGATCCCCGGGGTCGTCGCCGTCGACGGGCTGACCGTCCTGATGTGGGTCGTCGTCGCCTTCTTCGGCGGCGTCGTCCACAGCTACTCGCGCCGCTACATGGCGGGGAGCGCCCACGAGACGGAGTTCTTCCTCACCGTGTTCGGGTTCGTAACGGTCGTGATGACGCTCGTCGCGGCCGACCACCTCGCCCTGTTCGGACTGCTGTGGCTGGCGATGGGGCTGGCGATGGCGAGGCTGATCGGCATCGTCGACGGCTGGGAGCAGGCGCGGGCGGCCGCGGCGGTCGCCCGGCGGTACTTCGTCGCCAGCAGCGCGCTCCTCGGCGTCGCGCTGGCGGCGCTCTGGTGGGCGACCGGCGCGACGACGGTATCGGGCGTCGCCGCGGCCGCCGACGCGCTCGGCGGGCCGATATGGCTCGTCGCCGCCGGCTCGCTCGTCCTCGCGGCGATGATCCAGTCCGCCCTCGTGCCGTTCCACGGCTGGCTCCTCTCCTCGATGACCGCGCCCACGCCGGCGTCGGCGCTGATGCACGCCGGCTTCGTCAACGCCGGCGGCGTCCTCCTGTTACGCTTCGCGCCGGTCGTCACCGGCGACGCGACCCTCATGCTCGCGATCGTCGCGGTCGGCGCGGCCAGCGCGCTGCTTGGGAAGCTCCTCAAGTCCGTCCGCCCGGACGTTAAGAGCAAGTTGGCCTGCTCCACGGTGGGGCAGATGGGATTCATGATCATGCAGGCCGGCCTCGGCTTCTTCGGGGCCGCGATCACCCATCTGATTCTGCACGGGTTTTATAAGGCGTACCAGTTCCTCGGCGCGGGCGGCGGGATCGAGCGGACGAGCCCGGCCGAGAAGGCGAAGGACGCGACCGGCGGATTCCGCGTCCTCGATCTCGCCGTGACGCTGGCGACCGGACTGGCGGGGGGCGCGGTCTTCGTGCTGCTGACGGGGAAAGGGACGAGCGTCGACAGCGGTCTCCTGCTCGTCCTGTTCGTGGTTTTCACTACCCTCCACGCGGCGCGCGGCGCGGTCGGGCACGCCGAGCTCCCGGCGGGGGTCCGCTACGGCGCGGTCCCGCTGGCCTTCCTTCCGGCAATCACCGTGTACGCGCTGGTGTACAGGGCCGTTTCGACGCTCTTGGCCGGGCTCCCGGTCGTCACCGCGCCGACCGAGCTGACCGCGGTCCACGGTCTCGTGGCCGTCGCCTTCCTCGCGGCGTACCTCGCGATGGAGGCCGGCGTCCACGAGCGCAGCCGGCGCCTCTACGTCGCGCTGCTGAACGCGGGGCACCCGTCCCCCGGTACCGTCCTGACGAACACCGGAGAGTACGACGACGGAGGCGCCTAA